The Pseudomonas wenzhouensis genome has a segment encoding these proteins:
- the trxB gene encoding thioredoxin-disulfide reductase, producing MSSVRYARVIILGSGPAGYSAAVYAARANLKPLLITGMQAGGQLTTTTEVDNWPGDPHGLTGPVLMQRMQEHAERFDTEIVFDHINAVDLAGKPFTLIGDSATYHCDALIIATGASARYLGLPSEEAFMGRGVSACATCDGFFYRGREVAVVGGGNTAVEEALYLANIASKVTLIHRRNAFRAEKILQNKLQERIAEGKIELQLNAEVDEVLGDASGVTGVRLRQYGGAYRELKVEGLFIAIGHTPNTSLFDGQLALKDGYLVVNGGREGNATATSIPGVFAAGDVADSVYRQAITSAGAGCMAALDVERYLDGL from the coding sequence ATGTCCAGTGTTCGTTATGCCCGCGTCATCATTCTGGGCTCCGGCCCGGCTGGTTACAGTGCGGCGGTGTATGCCGCGCGTGCCAATCTGAAACCGCTGCTGATCACCGGTATGCAGGCTGGTGGTCAGTTGACCACCACCACTGAAGTGGACAACTGGCCGGGTGACCCTCACGGCCTGACCGGGCCGGTGCTGATGCAGCGCATGCAGGAGCATGCCGAGCGTTTCGATACCGAGATCGTCTTCGACCATATCAATGCCGTCGATCTGGCCGGCAAGCCCTTCACCCTGATCGGCGACAGTGCCACCTATCACTGCGACGCGCTGATCATTGCCACGGGCGCCAGTGCGCGTTACCTCGGGCTGCCCAGCGAAGAAGCCTTCATGGGCCGCGGGGTATCCGCCTGTGCGACCTGTGATGGCTTCTTCTATCGCGGACGCGAGGTGGCCGTGGTCGGTGGCGGCAATACCGCCGTGGAAGAGGCGCTGTATTTGGCCAACATTGCCAGCAAGGTGACGCTGATCCATCGGCGTAATGCCTTCCGGGCCGAGAAGATCCTGCAGAACAAGCTGCAGGAGCGTATCGCCGAAGGCAAGATCGAGCTGCAGCTCAACGCCGAGGTGGACGAAGTGCTGGGCGATGCCAGTGGTGTGACCGGTGTGCGCCTCAGACAATACGGCGGCGCTTACCGCGAGCTGAAGGTGGAGGGTCTATTCATCGCCATCGGCCATACCCCCAATACCAGCCTGTTCGACGGTCAACTGGCGCTGAAGGACGGCTATCTGGTGGTCAACGGCGGGCGCGAGGGCAATGCCACCGCGACCAGCATTCCCGGCGTATTCGCCGCCGGTGATGTGGCCGATTCGGTCTATCGCCAGGCCATCACCTCGGCCGGTGCCGGCTGCATGGCGGCATTGGATGTCGAGCGCTATCTCGACGGGCTGTAA
- the cysZ gene encoding sulfate transporter CysZ: MPAAPVLSGPQYLREGLKLVLSPGLRLFVLLPLAVNLILFVILISLAVQQFSGWVDTFMPTLPTWLSFLQYILWPLFVVLVLLMVFFTFTLLANIIAAPFNGFLAEKVEVVARGEDHFPPFSWAELAAMVPRTMGREMRKLAYFLPRAIALLILSFIPLLNLIAAPLWLLFGVWMMAVQYIDYPADNNKMSWQDMLAWLREKRWQSLSFGGITYAALLVPGLNILMMPAAVAGATLFWVRERGEQALGARKDVV; this comes from the coding sequence ATGCCCGCCGCCCCCGTCCTGTCCGGCCCACAGTATTTGCGCGAAGGTCTGAAGCTGGTGCTCAGCCCAGGTCTACGCCTGTTCGTGCTGCTGCCACTGGCCGTCAATCTGATCCTGTTCGTCATCCTAATCAGCCTTGCCGTGCAGCAGTTCAGCGGTTGGGTCGACACCTTCATGCCCACCCTGCCTACCTGGCTGAGCTTTCTGCAGTACATCCTCTGGCCACTGTTCGTGGTGCTGGTGCTGCTGATGGTGTTCTTCACCTTCACCTTGCTGGCCAACATCATCGCCGCACCGTTCAACGGTTTTCTCGCAGAAAAAGTCGAGGTGGTGGCGCGCGGCGAAGATCACTTTCCGCCGTTCAGCTGGGCCGAACTGGCGGCCATGGTACCGCGCACCATGGGCCGCGAGATGCGCAAGCTGGCCTACTTCCTGCCGCGTGCCATCGCCCTGCTGATCCTCAGCTTCATTCCGCTGCTCAACCTGATCGCCGCGCCGCTGTGGCTGCTGTTCGGGGTGTGGATGATGGCCGTGCAGTACATCGACTATCCGGCGGACAACAACAAGATGAGCTGGCAGGACATGCTCGCCTGGCTGCGCGAAAAACGTTGGCAGAGCCTGAGCTTCGGCGGCATCACCTATGCCGCCCTGCTGGTGCCGGGGCTGAACATCCTGATGATGCCGGCGGCCGTGGCCGGTGCCACGCTGTTCTGGGTACGCGAGCGCGGCGAGCAGGCGCTAGGTGCGCGCAAGGACGTCGTGTAA
- a CDS encoding SRPBCC family protein, with protein sequence MAYNNDNAQAFRSDYRAAIHRSYNPWLHAAFVLVYGLLCMGWLFSSLQAVAPWQWLVVPVTLVFFSWGEYQVHKRLGHSKTRFGKLFYKRHTGDHHSFFVETLMPYETARDWRVILFPAWLIVLYSLPLFAVWWLLSQFDGNLAALFAGSMLLGYMSYEVVHACEHLPAEHALARLPWIRQMRRLHALHHRRELMQTHNFGIVHPLMDWLYGTLHWEPEAIHEQNRQQHRIRIELSAEQVLDYAAAPSHWPQWHPSSLRVQGREGALLAGECFEEDIHAGGRAGHLSWDVLDYQPACRWQARARGCHGLHLLLTYECVETEGGCEFVRTLEYGFDGLLMRLANALFMRRRIERESQASMQALHDVLART encoded by the coding sequence ATGGCCTACAACAACGACAATGCTCAGGCGTTTCGCAGCGATTACCGTGCAGCCATCCATCGGTCGTACAACCCCTGGCTGCACGCCGCATTCGTACTGGTTTACGGATTGCTGTGCATGGGGTGGCTGTTCAGCTCTCTGCAGGCAGTGGCGCCCTGGCAGTGGCTAGTGGTGCCGGTAACGCTGGTGTTCTTCAGTTGGGGCGAGTACCAGGTGCACAAGCGTCTCGGTCACAGCAAGACGCGTTTCGGCAAGCTCTTCTACAAACGCCATACCGGTGATCATCACAGCTTCTTCGTCGAGACGCTGATGCCCTACGAGACGGCGCGCGACTGGCGCGTGATCCTCTTTCCGGCCTGGCTGATCGTGCTTTACAGCCTGCCGTTGTTTGCCGTCTGGTGGCTGCTGTCGCAGTTCGATGGCAACCTCGCTGCGCTGTTTGCCGGCAGCATGCTGCTGGGCTACATGAGCTATGAAGTGGTGCACGCCTGCGAGCACCTGCCGGCCGAGCATGCCCTGGCGCGCTTACCCTGGATTCGCCAGATGCGCCGTCTGCACGCGCTGCATCATCGCCGCGAGCTGATGCAGACGCACAACTTCGGCATCGTTCATCCGTTGATGGATTGGCTGTACGGCACCCTGCACTGGGAGCCTGAGGCGATTCATGAGCAGAATCGCCAGCAACACCGCATCCGCATCGAGCTGTCGGCCGAGCAGGTGCTGGACTACGCTGCGGCGCCGAGTCACTGGCCGCAGTGGCACCCGTCGTCACTGCGTGTCCAAGGGCGCGAAGGAGCTTTGCTCGCCGGTGAGTGCTTCGAGGAAGACATTCATGCCGGTGGTCGCGCCGGGCACCTGAGCTGGGACGTGCTCGACTATCAGCCGGCCTGCCGCTGGCAGGCCCGTGCCCGGGGCTGCCATGGTCTGCACCTGCTGCTGACCTATGAATGCGTTGAGACGGAGGGTGGCTGCGAGTTTGTGCGCACCCTCGAATATGGCTTCGATGGCCTGCTGATGCGCCTGGCCAATGCCCTGTTCATGCGCAGGCGCATCGAGCGCGAGTCGCAGGCCTCGATGCAGGCGTTACACGACGTCCTTGCGCGCACCTAG
- a CDS encoding glycosyltransferase family 4 protein, which yields MTQAETAYMNAPSLHVALISETFPPEINGVANTLGRLVEGLRGRGHRVQLIRPRQEVDPAHAADDDVLLTRGWSLPGYPGLQWGQSSLHKLLRRWQRQRPDVLYIATEGPLGLSALRAARRLAIPVVSGFHTNFQQYTGHYGFGLLTRAMTNYLRWFHNRTQLTLVPSVGQQVDLQRRDFERLALLARGVDSQLFNPRRRSEALRARWGLEPDDLAVVHVGRLAAEKNLGLLVKAFRALQQVQPQRRMRLILVGDGPLRTNLQAQLPDALFCGLQRGEALATHYASGDLFLFPSLSETFGNVVLEALASSLAVVAFDQAAAAQHIHHQHNGMLARPGDEAGFCAAACELLADSEVLRRIRLNARRHASHLSWDDIVMQFEQHLRSAMQPRPKIANAGSPDEIRGEMQDG from the coding sequence ATGACCCAGGCAGAGACTGCATACATGAACGCACCGTCTCTGCATGTCGCCCTGATCAGCGAAACCTTCCCGCCGGAAATCAACGGCGTGGCCAACACCCTCGGGCGCCTGGTCGAGGGTCTGCGTGGGCGCGGCCATCGCGTGCAACTAATACGGCCTCGCCAGGAAGTCGACCCGGCACACGCGGCCGATGATGACGTGCTGCTCACGCGCGGCTGGTCGCTGCCCGGCTATCCCGGCCTGCAATGGGGCCAGTCATCGCTGCACAAGCTGCTGCGGCGCTGGCAAAGGCAACGCCCGGATGTGCTGTATATCGCCACCGAAGGCCCACTAGGTCTGTCCGCCCTGCGCGCGGCGAGGCGCCTGGCAATCCCGGTGGTAAGCGGCTTTCACACCAACTTCCAGCAGTACACCGGGCATTACGGGTTCGGCCTGCTGACACGGGCGATGACCAACTACCTGCGCTGGTTCCACAACCGCACGCAGCTGACGCTGGTGCCGAGCGTCGGCCAGCAGGTCGATCTGCAACGCCGAGACTTCGAACGCCTGGCCCTGCTGGCCCGTGGCGTCGACAGCCAGTTGTTCAACCCGCGCAGGCGTAGCGAGGCGCTGCGCGCACGCTGGGGGCTGGAGCCTGATGACCTGGCCGTCGTGCATGTCGGGCGCCTGGCAGCGGAGAAGAACCTCGGCTTGCTGGTCAAGGCCTTCCGCGCCCTGCAGCAGGTACAGCCGCAGCGCCGCATGCGTCTGATCCTGGTCGGTGACGGGCCGCTACGCACCAACCTTCAGGCGCAGTTGCCGGATGCGCTGTTCTGTGGCCTGCAACGCGGCGAGGCCTTGGCCACGCACTATGCATCAGGCGATCTGTTCCTGTTTCCCAGCCTCTCGGAAACCTTCGGCAACGTGGTGCTGGAAGCCCTGGCCTCGAGCCTGGCCGTGGTGGCGTTCGACCAGGCTGCAGCCGCTCAGCATATCCATCACCAGCACAACGGCATGCTCGCCCGTCCGGGGGACGAGGCCGGTTTCTGCGCAGCTGCCTGCGAATTGCTCGCCGATAGCGAAGTGCTGCGACGCATCCGCCTCAATGCGCGCCGGCATGCCAGCCACCTGAGCTGGGACGACATCGTGATGCAGTTCGAGCAGCATCTGCGCAGTGCCATGCAGCCGCGCCCGAAGATCGCCAATGCCGGTAGCCCGGATGAAATCCGGGGCGAG
- a CDS encoding LysR family transcriptional regulator — protein MITNLRQLDLNLLLVFDALMQEGNLTRAAQRLHLSQSTVSNALARLRQQLGEELFRRTARGMTPTARAQALYPPVRQALQLLQAGLGPAEPFDAQASHVFSLSLNDYAQAALLPMLQAHLARVAPQVELVAHSDDADNLLPRLESGALDLAVDYLHVDSPDLHYAPLREETLVVIGRQNHPAFVGGLSRRAYQQARHVIVTPRAGRGSPLEIVLGSAKVRRQAALHLPNYLPIPAIVAQTDLLGTVPARLANAFAALFALQVAPLPFDMPAVQISLIWHRQQHHDPAHIWLREQLHGLLA, from the coding sequence TTGATAACGAATTTACGCCAGCTCGATCTCAACCTGCTGCTGGTCTTCGATGCCCTGATGCAGGAAGGCAACCTGACCCGTGCGGCTCAGCGCCTGCACCTGAGCCAGTCGACCGTCAGCAACGCCCTGGCCCGCCTGCGCCAGCAACTGGGCGAGGAGTTGTTCCGACGCACCGCGCGCGGCATGACGCCGACCGCGCGCGCCCAGGCGCTCTACCCGCCCGTGCGCCAGGCGCTGCAATTGCTGCAGGCCGGCCTCGGCCCGGCAGAACCCTTCGATGCCCAGGCATCGCACGTGTTCAGCCTGTCGCTCAACGACTACGCCCAGGCCGCGCTGCTACCGATGCTGCAGGCACACCTGGCCCGTGTCGCGCCGCAGGTGGAACTGGTGGCGCACAGCGACGACGCCGACAACCTGCTGCCGCGCCTGGAGAGCGGTGCCCTGGATCTGGCCGTCGACTACCTGCACGTCGATTCGCCCGACCTGCATTACGCGCCGCTGCGCGAAGAAACGCTGGTAGTGATCGGCCGCCAGAATCATCCGGCCTTCGTCGGTGGCCTCAGTCGTCGCGCCTATCAGCAGGCACGCCACGTGATCGTGACGCCGCGCGCCGGACGCGGCTCACCCCTGGAAATCGTCCTGGGCTCAGCCAAGGTCAGGCGCCAGGCGGCGCTGCATCTGCCCAACTACCTGCCGATTCCGGCCATCGTTGCCCAGACCGACCTGCTCGGCACCGTACCGGCGCGCCTGGCCAACGCCTTCGCGGCGCTGTTCGCGCTGCAGGTGGCGCCCCTGCCTTTCGATATGCCGGCCGTGCAGATCAGCCTGATCTGGCACCGTCAGCAGCACCACGATCCGGCCCATATCTGGCTACGTGAACAGTTGCACGGCTTACTCGCCTGA
- a CDS encoding SDR family oxidoreductase — MPQSSVLITGCSSGIGRALADAFRADGYAVWATARKDSDLAALEQAGFHAVQLDVNDSVALERLAARMNEEIGGLDVLINNAGYGAMGPLLDGGVEAMRKQFETNVFSIVGVTRAFFPLLRRSRGLVVNIGSVSALLVTPFAGAYCASKAAVHALSDALRMELAPFSIEVMEIQPGAIASSFGANASQQAEALIRQDSPWWPLCDGIRARARASQDNPTPASDFAAHLLAAVQRDKRPRLLRLGNGSRALPLLATLLPKALLERVLRKRFGLVQNL, encoded by the coding sequence ATGCCACAATCCAGCGTCCTGATCACCGGTTGCTCCAGCGGCATCGGCCGCGCCCTGGCCGATGCCTTCAGGGCTGACGGCTACGCGGTGTGGGCCACGGCGCGCAAGGATAGTGACCTGGCGGCACTCGAGCAGGCCGGGTTCCATGCGGTACAACTCGACGTCAACGACAGCGTGGCGCTAGAGCGACTGGCTGCACGCATGAACGAAGAGATCGGCGGTCTCGACGTGCTGATCAACAACGCCGGTTACGGGGCCATGGGCCCGCTGCTCGACGGAGGCGTGGAGGCCATGCGCAAGCAGTTCGAAACCAACGTGTTCTCCATCGTCGGCGTCACTCGCGCCTTCTTCCCGCTGCTGCGCCGCAGCCGCGGCCTGGTGGTCAATATCGGCAGCGTGTCGGCGCTGCTGGTAACGCCCTTCGCCGGCGCCTATTGCGCGTCCAAGGCCGCCGTACACGCCCTGAGCGATGCCCTGCGCATGGAGCTGGCGCCCTTCTCCATCGAGGTGATGGAAATACAGCCCGGCGCCATCGCCTCCAGCTTCGGCGCCAACGCCAGCCAACAGGCCGAGGCGCTGATCCGCCAGGACTCGCCCTGGTGGCCGCTGTGCGACGGCATCCGCGCACGCGCTCGCGCCTCGCAGGACAATCCCACGCCCGCCAGCGACTTCGCCGCACACCTGCTGGCCGCTGTGCAGCGCGACAAACGTCCGCGCCTGCTGCGTCTGGGCAATGGCAGCCGCGCTCTGCCGCTGCTCGCCACGCTGCTGCCCAAAGCGCTGCTCGAGCGCGTGCTGCGCAAGCGTTTCGGTCTGGTGCAAAACCTGTGA